AGACATTGTGTGGTCCCACCAATGCATCTGAAAGGCTTTTCCTTTCCAGTGCTTTGTAAGATGCGTTACAAGAACACGTTAGGAACACTACGCTGGTTTTCAATTGGCTGCCGTGGATTTAGTGACTAGCAGTTCCACGGTTTTCTAACTGATCCGCAGTCTCGTGATGAATCCACAGCTCTCTGTGCAAATCCAATCATCGGTCTGACTTGAAAGATATACCAGTTCCAATCAAAGGCACTGGAACTAGGGACTTTGCATGggttccatcatatacaggggttacagttttgttcagtggctttcagcacccccactttaaagaTTGTTCCAGTGAATAATTGCTATTTTTCTGTTATGAATTATAAATAATTGTTTCATATCATGGCCGGCACAAACAGGAAGATACAACTAGGGCGTTGTTCTGAGCATTTAATTGAAGGAATTACAGTAATTCCATAAATTTgatcagggtgtgagaatttcaattttttcGGTCAGCAAGCAACAGGCACTCGTGAAAAAAaagttagaccactttgtgctttaattaggcatcttaaaacaACTTCTAAACAGTCTCGTGCATGTTCACATGATGTGACTAGGTGTTCTTTTTCTcgtattatttaaatgaattgcagggctggcctattaaagtcatcaattagaCAACCGATAACCTATTTTGACAAGACTtgcagttccagtggtttgatttcatctgcacaacaaatcaaaactacaaaagcaaCGGGGCGTTCAAATATATTTGCACATGGCTGTATGTGTAACTATAACTAGTTACAAAGCACTATTAATGGAACtagatacaattttttttttttaacagattactTTTATTTAGTACCATCCCCAACACTGATAGTAATATACCTTAGACGCCCTGGATTGCCAGAAGTTGACACCCCAGGGTTGGTCATGTAAAGAGCAGTCATCAGACACAGCGAGGTGCTGTATTATAGATAAGAATGGCATCAGAAGAGAGCCCAGGCTTTGATACTGGATATAGGCCAATGCATAGGGTTACTGCtgacacacaaagagacacagcTAGTCAAAGCCTCTCACATTTCAGCCGCAAGCCATCTTTTCCATACCTCTACTGTAGTTGAAATACATGATAACGAAATGCACTGGGCTTCAGGTCTgcacaggtttcattcgactttatgaaacaaaatgtgttatatCTACAAATATTGTTGATATAACAAACACAAGTTGATAAGAACAGAAATTAAGCTaaacaaataattgtttatttatagcTTACATATGCTCATTATATACATCAGGTTGAGAAAGCAAATCAAGAAACgagtttgattattattttaattcgcATTTCTTAATTTAAAGGAGGGTTATTTAAACCTGCCCTTTACTCAAAAACAGTTCCAATCCTTACACTGTTTCCATTTGTCAGCAGGACTGAGCTGAACTCGCTTTGAAATCAGTTGAGACTCCCGCCACATTTCCATTGCATTTTGAAATCTTGGTGAGCACTTTGATCCAAAATCGCTGTCTCGGGTAGGAGTgcgtttttataaaaaaagaataatcaatgttttcattttttttttagcactgattatacaaattcatatttaaaacatctgTGTTCTCACACTTTGTTATCCAGTTGCTGCTTCACATAATGTATTCCTTCCATGATATACAGCAAGTTGGGATTTTTCAAAGTGGGGGAGCGGGGAGGGATAACCGTAAAATACTGAGGTAAATCCAGTTATCCAGGGTTGAGTACAGGGCTTCccaaaagttgcagatttcaaaacATTACGGTTAACTTAATGTACAATTAAAAAGGccaaattaagcaaattgttcATTCAGTTAAGGGTTTAGTTCAATCAGCTGGAGCTTTCGATTTCTGGTGTCCCGAGGACCGGGTTTGGGAAGCCCAGGCTGAGTGTCTCCCCTTCTCCTCACCCTCTATCCAGACCCTCTTTACTCAGCAGTGCAGAATCTTTATGAAGGCTTTGCGGAATTCCACATTGAAGGTGGTGTAGATGATGGGATTGACAGCGCTGTTGACGTAGCCCAGCCAGGTGGCGGTGCTGTAGAGCTCTGGGGAGATGTAGCACTGCAGGCAGTGGACCCTCAGGATGTGCGTGATGAAGAAAGGCAGCCAGCAGATGATGAAGACGCCTGGGGAAAGAAAAGAGGTAAAGACGAGGGTCGGAATTTGATCAGCTCTACAGCttcagccaaaagttttgcatcaccctatagaattaacacagtTTCCTtcacaaagtcaaatgaaacctgctgaatgatgcTACATTAATACTTTGAGTCACACCAcattatagttttccatataattaacaaaaaaatgtgacatttcgaaaaatTGAACATGGAATAATACTGtcctgctattatggcttccagtaatCTTCTGCggtttcattttgtagtttatttgattacgtGACCAAGTCCACTGATGACACCCCTCTACAAACTAACCCAGGACGATGGCCAGCATCTGTGTGGCTTTCTTCTCTTTCTGCTGGGATAACCGGCCCTTGACTGTTGATTTGAGTGTGGGTTTCTCATTTCCATCCCCGGTGGCGCGGGGAGCCTCGAAGGCCCGCTTCAGTCTGGGGTGGCCGTTGAGTTCCGGGGGCACAGCCGGCACTTCCACGGAAGAGGGCAGGCCGGCTCCGCTGGGCAGAGCCCGGGAGGGGGCCAGAGACACGGACTGGAGCCCCAGGAGGGTGTTCTTTGGTCGGGTCCTCTCCGGTTCAGCTAGGAAGCAAACTCGATCCGGCTCTGATGGGTGAACCACAGCCTCTTTTACCAGGGTCTGTCAATGGGTACACAAAGCCAGGGGTGACTATCAAGTAACACGCTGCATGGACACTGTGCTTCGCACACAGCCTTGATGTGGTaaagactccacaaggtgctgaaAAGTGTGTCATGGTTTGCTCTGATGCTAATAAGGAAACCGAGAGCGTAttaagcaatttaaaacaatgctcaccactttttttttgttgggtgGGAAGCTGGTGTTGGATTTTACAATCAAAGTGCACAACTGGACATCCTCTGGGTGGGTACATTTGTTCTGGATATcagaagaaaaatgtattaatgtacGGCATGGAGTCCAGTAAACTACAATGGGGGTGTTCTAATGAATTAGCATGTATAGAAGTAAGAGCATCACCTTGATGGGGGGGTGTGGTTCGGACTCAGCTCCTGCGCTGTTGCACCGCGTGGCCACACGTTTCCGCCGCCGCCGCAGCACCACGTAGATCTGCACGTAGACCAGCAGCGTGATGATGAAGGGAACGTAGAACGAGACGATGGAGGAGTACACCACAAAGGCAGGGTTAGCAATGCTGCACTTCGTAACCTCCCTTGTCACTGCAAAACATATCACAGCACAATACTTTACACAAGCGGCGTCTAGATCTTATTTTACTTctcacagatgtttttttttaataaatgcggTATGTggaatttaatattaatatatttaaagctgTATATAAAACATCACGTAACCAAAGAAGCTACAAAAATGTTATCACAAAAGGTACTATATCTGAGCAAAAGAGGTATAGAAAAAGATATCCGTTTTCCTAAAAccaattatatttacagtattacagaaagAACAATGAGTCAGggtggtactgtatgtgttttaaaataattgaagtaGAAATTGATTCGCAGTGCTGGTAAGAGTTATGATTCACCTGTGTTGTTGAGTCCAAAAAGCAAAGGGCAGGAGATTGCAAAGGAAAGCACCCACACGACTCCAATCATCACCGTAACCCTGCGCTTCGAACTGTAGCGGGTGTTATAGAGCATCGGCATGGCAACCGCTGTGTACCTACAAAACAGCACCAACACGGTTACTGCAAcgctctgtttatttaaaaacaaaaaaaaactggggcTTAATGTTCCCACACAAATTACCTTGAGACATACCGttcaaaaaaacattattatgaaATGTAATAACgtctgtgtttgtattaactCATgaagtaccaaatacattttgaaaaaaaaataaataaaaaaaataaaagcagaacaagctgtatttatttgtgtcaTTTTTGATCCATCGCATTGAGGCTTCTGTGGTTAACAAAAAGGCTTCCGAGTGGcccatccggtaaaggcgctccacgtggagtgcaggatgcgccctacagcctggacgTTGCCGGATCGAGTCCAGACTGTTCCACTGCCGGCtatggacgggagctcccagggggcggctcACAACTGACCGAGCGGCGGCCGGGTgggggagggcctaggtcggccACGGTGTCCTTCGCTCACAGCGAAACCAACCAccctgcgttgtcctccgacgctgtagctctgcagtgtaaaaagaatctcccaatttggaatgtacaattgtatttaggctcaccTCACATAGGTCTTCAATGATGCATGTTGCCTGCTTAATAATATAAATCCATGACTGACAATCAGGTGCATTCCTTTACACAATCAATTGGCTGAATTACATGAGGCAGACAggtctttaaaataatttagaacaaaagTCTTTTTTGACATGACCCATTACTTCTCCCTATCAGAGAAGTTTACTAGTCTGTCAGCGCTGTATTGTAGTTACCTGTCAATGCTGATCGCACAGAGGTTAAGGATGCTGGCGGTGCACATCATGACATCGAGGGTGACGAAGACATCACAGAGAATCAGACTGAAGCGCCACTCGCCCACCACCTGCCAGGAAAAGAACGAGGAGGGAGTCAATTAAGTGGGAACCCTACAGAGCAGGGCTGTTAAACTCCGATCCTCGAGGTTCTAATGGGTTTCCTTCCAGCTTCAGCTGTCACTCAACtcaattgatctaattattttttcaaggtcttttacaatttaaatgcacttgattcaaggtataCTACCTGGGAAACATTTCAAGGCCTGGAGATAAGGGTTAGATGTGTCCgcttaatcaaataattagaccaattaagaaACTGAGAGCCCTGTGGCCCTCCAGAAGACACAGTGgtcctccaggaactgagtttgacaccgcTGATCTAGAATTAAAGAGCTATATTTGGACCTACTGAAAGAAACGTAACACATTCAAAAGACAAAAGACTGTAAGTCTTTTCAGTATCTGACATTCAGAAAAGTCATAGAATTAAAAACTTTAATCAAAACACACGAAATTAGTGACCTACTAAAGCTGGAACAAAAGagacatagcagaaaaaaatatattgcacagcccccccccccctccccccccccccccccccccccccccccccccccccccccccccatgcttttcccatggttacacaatgcattaaccatgtttttttttttgctttgatttacCATATCTAACATTAATtccaaaaaaatatgtaacaattCCCAGTACACTATGTACAGCAACCTAGCATTACACCCTAGCCTACTGAACCCTCTCCTGACTATCTCCGTTCCTGAGCTTTCTCCCAGAACATTAGGTTACCAATCATTatctgattgctgttgaaaagtaggTGCCACGTTTGTTGTGTCTAACTTTTGTTGTGTCTAAGCTATAGATGTGTAACTTTGGAATATCGGAATCAGTAAATGGACACTTACTAACATAGCAATTGGTACTAGGTGCACTCATTTGCAGACATCCAATGAATCATTTTCCTGACAGTTGTAAAATGCTTCAACCACCACTGAACAACTGCTCTGTTTTCCCTGCTACGACAAAAGTGCAGATCAAAAAAAATTTGCGCGACAAGATAAATGGTACCGCTGGTTTGGACGATTTCAACCCAAAGTTTTTCTGTTCTTCTTGTTAGCGCTTTTGTGTGGGTTAGTGGACTGCGACAAGTTGAACTTCCTGAGACAGTGATAAAGACGTACACCACTTCCACCTCCGTTCGAGAAATTTCTAGTGCCAAAATCACTTTGATCTCGTGAAAATAAACCGTTTCGTTTTGATATTCGGAGACCCAGAAATTCTTGTGTTTGCCTGATTGTTTTTCGGAACTAGGAGACCCTTGAGATTTTGAACAGAGATATGGTAGATACTAATTGTAGAGCTCTCGATCCCTTTCTCCCCTCTAGCATCTTTATTATCAACGATATgcacattctttatttttttattttttatacagagtTTAGCTCCCTTCCCTGGTGAACTCACTAATGCAATACAGTGGTTTATAAAAGCTAGGATTTGGGCTTGTTGATGGAAAAGCAAAATGCTTGGTAGGGCTTAATTCATCTATTACGCTTTCTTAACCCTGTCAATCTAGTAGCCTGCCCTCAACTCCTCCCACAGTGAAGCTAAAACATATCCCACAACTTCATGGAACTGTGGGCAATACCCTCTCACAGGAAGCCCTTGGTCCAAGTACCCTATCATTTCGGGAATATATATACCAGAGGTGGctaatcacggtcctggagtgcCACTCCACTGCGGGTTTAAGAGGTGAAATGATAAagtgaactacttcagggtctggctgGAGGTtgtattggttcaattaaacaatttagaacagagttgaaacaaagaccaggagtggaatagcCATCCAGGACTGTGATTACTCTCCCCTGGTATTTACACTCTATCAGCgcatttattttaagtaattattAATATGTCCAATCTGAACAATAAAAGTCATTGAGCTTATTTATCTAACTGGCTATTTTTTCTGCATCATAGAACTTCAGGGAGGTTCAGAACTGACAGCttttagagcaggggtctccaaccctggtcctggagagctactgtggctgctggttttcatttcaactgagttcTCGTTTACTTAATTAACTCAATTATTGGCTTAAtaagtcaagattaacaggtgttccagatctttactTAATTAACTCAATTATTGGCTTAAtaagtcaagattaacaggtgttccagatctttgaAACCTGCTGGAGAGAGGctatccaggaccagggctggaggcCCCTGTTTT
This window of the Polyodon spathula isolate WHYD16114869_AA chromosome 24, ASM1765450v1, whole genome shotgun sequence genome carries:
- the LOC121298675 gene encoding D(2) dopamine receptor A-like, translating into MASAKGLLLLLNESQAGLAAAQGNGTADWGRGGGNGTDQERRHIYNFYAMLLTLLIFTIVFGNVLVCMAVSREKALQTTTNYLIVSLAVADLLVATLVMPWVVYLEVVGEWRFSLILCDVFVTLDVMMCTASILNLCAISIDRYTAVAMPMLYNTRYSSKRRVTVMIGVVWVLSFAISCPLLFGLNNTVTREVTKCSIANPAFVVYSSIVSFYVPFIITLLVYVQIYVVLRRRRKRVATRCNSAGAESEPHPPIKNKCTHPEDVQLCTLIVKSNTSFPPNKKKVTLVKEAVVHPSEPDRVCFLAEPERTRPKNTLLGLQSVSLAPSRALPSGAGLPSSVEVPAVPPELNGHPRLKRAFEAPRATGDGNEKPTLKSTVKGRLSQQKEKKATQMLAIVLGVFIICWLPFFITHILRVHCLQCYISPELYSTATWLGYVNSAVNPIIYTTFNVEFRKAFIKILHC